In one Bacteroidales bacterium genomic region, the following are encoded:
- a CDS encoding alpha/beta hydrolase — MKKIILLAAIILQACNGKDFKGGKLILTDADPSRGFHYSYFLFLPDNIISNNPVYMITEPNNSGFASDNLEDHKESARRIATRDFYIGNYLAREMKLPLLVPVFPRPKSDWKIYTHALDRDVMLQKNTSLERLDLQLLAMVEDAKERLDEIGYDISEQFLMAGFSASGTFANRFTAIHPEKVKAMAAGGMNGLLLIPLEEVNGITLAYPIGTNDFYELFGKSFNPAAFTETPQFLFMGALDDNDAVPYADAFDPDEQELIYRTLGREMQTVRWKNCQQIYSTEGVKAQFRTYEGLGHEQTVVVKEDILEFFKSQINHSEKFIKP, encoded by the coding sequence ATGAAGAAAATCATTTTATTGGCAGCGATCATTCTCCAGGCTTGCAACGGCAAAGATTTTAAAGGTGGCAAACTTATTCTTACTGATGCTGACCCATCCAGGGGTTTTCATTACTCCTACTTTTTGTTTCTTCCTGATAATATAATATCCAACAACCCTGTTTATATGATCACAGAGCCCAACAACTCAGGTTTCGCCAGTGATAATCTGGAAGATCATAAGGAAAGTGCTCGCCGAATTGCTACAAGAGACTTTTATATCGGCAACTATCTGGCCCGTGAAATGAAATTACCCTTGCTGGTACCTGTTTTCCCCAGACCTAAAAGCGATTGGAAAATATATACCCATGCACTTGACAGGGATGTCATGTTACAGAAAAACACATCTCTCGAGCGTTTAGACCTTCAATTGCTTGCCATGGTTGAGGATGCAAAAGAGAGACTCGATGAAATTGGCTACGATATCAGTGAACAATTTTTGATGGCCGGTTTTTCTGCTTCCGGAACATTTGCCAATCGTTTTACAGCAATACATCCCGAAAAGGTTAAAGCAATGGCTGCAGGTGGAATGAATGGACTGCTGTTGATACCCCTCGAAGAAGTGAATGGAATAACGCTTGCATATCCTATTGGGACCAATGATTTTTATGAACTGTTTGGCAAGTCTTTCAATCCGGCTGCATTTACAGAAACTCCGCAATTTCTTTTCATGGGAGCCCTGGATGATAATGACGCAGTACCTTATGCTGATGCATTCGACCCAGATGAGCAAGAACTCATCTACCGAACCCTGGGCAGAGAAATGCAAACCGTGAGATGGAAAAACTGCCAGCAAATTTATTCTACCGAAGGTGTTAAAGCACAATTCAGAACTTATGAAGGTTTGGGGCATGAACAAACAGTTGTAGTAAAAGAAGATATCCTGGAATTTTTTAAGTCGCAAATAAACCACTCAGAAAAATTTATCAAACCATAG